TGTCGTTTGTGACATCAGCTAAGGAaagtactggaaatgtgttaatgtgtttatttagtcCACAAGATATACTTTAGGTTTTAAAATGACTGATAAAGACTGCCAGAAAACTTTCCCCCTAAATATTGCTGTTACTGAAATTGAACAGGAACTATaatagaacaaaaacaaactcaacTTTAATTTTTTCTATTACTCTTGAACCTTATCACCTACCTATAAAGCACTTTCAGCTGCAACCAGTGTTCTGTACATAAAGTTAATAATATTGCAATTATTCTGATTAATTTTGATCTATTTCGCTTTAAAGTATCTGCTAtaactgcaataaaaaaaaatcagcaccTCCCAACGTATTACTGTATAATGTCACGTCTGCGGTACTTTACAGTGTTTCAACCATCATTCCTTGTTGCGTCTGGTGCAAGAGCATCTGCCTTTTTGGTTGGAAACGTGTCTGACATCTCCCTGACCATCAGCAGTGTCACACCCTCCAATACAACAGGTATATCCAGAACATTCAGGATCACCCACACACTTTCCACTTTCTCACTGATAGTGGTAAACAAGGGTAAGTTTGGGTTTTGCCATGCTGGAGTTCATgggtttttttctgtcattttttctaCCCCTCCTCATCATCGTTGGTTTAGTTTTGAAGTTCTTTTTGGTGTTCTCCATTgtttactttctctctttctcttttccactttctttgtcttctctttctctctgcctctccttttctcatttttctttgtctcACGCTATAGTCCCtcccttttctcttcctctctatttctcttctttgtctttctttatttctctcaatATAtgctttcctctttctctcttccttctatcacgctctccctctctttcatctctctgttttttccaaGGGGTCACAAAACTAGTTTTTTTTGTATGGCTTCTTTGTCCTGTAGGGCGCCTCCCTCTTCCTTCCTGCGTGCCGTCCTCTCTGGCTCAGTGGAATCTCTCACAGGAGATAATAGGAAAGGTATGTATGTGCCGCTTATGAGGCCTCATCAGTGACATACCATCTGCACTGAGTATCTAAAGATTTCTTCACTGTATACGTCACTTAGTGCACCAAAATAGTGCTAAATGTTTTCTTCCTTTGACGCAATCAGTCTTTCCAGCCTCAGAGAGTTACCATTCAGTCTGATGCAGTAATACAAAACCAACCTGTTGATACAAATCTTGCTCACTCTCTATATCTCATTTTTATTATCGTAGTTCATAAAAGCATTCCTGTCTCACCTTTCCAGTAAACAGCATGTTTACTTGAGTTTCAGACTGCCCTGCTGGTGCATGTAAGTCTGAACCGGACTCTGCAGCTATGTGGGAACAAGACAGAGTGCTGTGCCCAGCCACTGTGTGTGGGAGAGACTGTGAGGGTGTCTGCATGTCTGGGCAATGTTCCTCTGTCCTCTCTCGTCATTCAAGCTCAGATCTATGCTCagctgccccctgctggcccTGTGTCAGGTCAGCACCCTCTGGCTCCACTTAACCTCTGCCTTTTCCTTCACTGTGTTCCAGCAGTTGTTTCTGATCTCAGTGACAGTAATCAGCTGACAGCTAATCAGTGCTTTCTGTGTCAGTACAAAAGCTTTaactaaaaaccaaaaccaaaaaattTCATTTACACATTGTCCTCCTTGCCCAGCACTATGTGAttaaccaagacatgtttacttGAAGCTTTTgatgtttacttctttagttagGGCATTTAGGCCAATAAAGATAAGCAGTAATTTAATCTCggtcaaaatgttttttggtgGCTTAGGCTTGTATTAAATGAGCTTTTAAGCTCAAGTCAGGGCTGGCTCTAGCCTTTAGGGTACCTATGCAGGATTTGTTGGAACTCTCCATCTTGCTGGCTGATAACAATGACTACTACAAGCTGTctaaattatatacatttataatcTGGTGAATTTGTATATTGCAGATGATTGGATGCTCAATTGTGGTTTTAATACTATTACAGTTTAAATTACATATGACCAGGTCTAACTCTGGTGGCAGTGGTGACAGTGTTGCTGAATTACTATTGTAAATGCTTTATTTCCCTTCATATTTAGATAGtatgattttgtttttccttctttgacGATTTCACATGTTTCACACAATTGGCTTTTGGGTGCATGAgcattaatcacagcctgagaatcTAAACCATGATTAACAGAGAAAAATGTTAACTGCTATTATAAAACAAGTTAACAGCATCTGTGTTTGTAAGTTTTTTGAAGCTGAACCTTACTCATAAAGTATGGCCTACTTTGAGTTgtacaaatgaacaaaacttaaCCGTGTAGATGGAACACAGCATGCATCCGTTTTAAACAGATGTTGTAGAACGGCTGACCCCAGCATTCAGCTACACAGTGaagctttgttcattttcaagTTCTGTCCTAAACATATAAGCAGGTTTTGTcaaagacctggatgtggtttttggtgactattgacttgCAGTgattgttagctatattagcctgaTAGCTCAAACTTTAAACTAAAGATGTTTTGGTCGATTGGGGTaagagaaaattgtgtaaatttcatttttcagcaaattatTATCCCTTTAATGGTTTTGGTTAGTATGAGGTGACCTGTGGTTGACTGATTCTCTTGCTCTTATAGAAAATAAGACAGTCATTCCTAATCAAGTGTTCCAGCCTTTGGGACATTGCCCATGTGATCTGTCACCAGGAGAGTGTGATGTACGTTGCTGCTGTGACCAGGTGTGTTTCAAATAGCAGAAAGTCCCAAATCTATTTCCAGTGACTAGCATCATGAGCCTATTTATACTATAGAATGGGGGTGTACCCCCTTTTTCTGTATCCATGCAGCAAGTTAGAAATATTTATATACTTTTAGTGCATTCATCAATAATAGCCTTCCTGATTAgtattcagttcatttctgcCTGCTGAAGGCCTTCAAATGAAGGCTGTAAACTACATAATGCTCAAATAAGCAGTATATGAACTATGATGGAAAATCCTCTTATTAACTGCTCAGAATTTGTGCACGGAGTATGTATATTTCTAAGCTGTCTGATTGAGGAAAAACGAAACATTGAAATTCAGAATGTCCATTCCAAATTTTGCATCGTCATATCTTTTTGGGCTTAATTTCTACAGGACTGTACTCCTGAGTTGCTGTGGCTTTTTGCCGGTCACTGTCTCCCTGGTCCATTTGGAGGGAGTATCATTCTTGCCCCAGAATATGACTGTGCCTCCCAGTCTGCTGAAAATGCTCCTGATTGGTTCCCATTTCTCTGCGTCACTTCTCCTTCTGAGAACAACCCCTTTTTAGGGCTCTTCTACCATGGGCAGACCGTGTAGGTTTatcaaaaaatatttcttttagtATCATGTAGTTTTATATTCAGCTTTTACATGCTCTTTTAATGCTCATTTGAAATGGtgttaaatgtttctctttcttctccagtTTTCCAAAGCCTGCTCCATCTTTCCAGGCTCAGCAGGTGGCACCTCCTGTACCTTCCACACACTACCGCCAGGGGGAGCCAATCCTCACTACAGACAACCAGTATTTTACAATCCCACAGGTTGTGCTGCACTAATCTACTGTATGTTTATTGCAGTGTATTTAAGTATTAAGTGAGCAACAGTGAGTGTTGTTGTTTAAACTCTTACCACCACCTCTTGTTGCTGTCTCACATATCACCAACTATTTATGAGATGAGAAGATCACAAACTCACTGTTATGGAGTTATtcttatttcacaataacagtatGAAAGTTAGTGTTATTGTACTTTTAAAGGAATAGATTGtcaaaaaatcacatttacgtAATTTTCCACTTCGGGCAGGATTTGTTCGGAGTCCAAATTTTGCATTTTTAGTACTtacttttgtcatttctcagTCCTTATTCTGTGAAAGTGAACTTCAAGAAGTAAtaattttgtaaatttttttgtgaaatatattcatttttttgtttttattttcattctttatACTGTTTCTAATGCATATTTGCCATACTTGTGTATACATCTATATTCAGGTGTCATTGCTGGGGCAGTGTTTAGAGAGCGCTCCAGTAGCCTTCCTGCAGGActttgaggctgtgtgtgtgaggactCTTCAGGCCTGTCCTGCTGCTCCAGCAGATCTGAGAGTGGCAGTGAGAGATGGGCTGGGAGGTGGGTTTACATGGAGCTGTCAGTATGTGATGTGCCTGAACAGTTTCATTTCCTGCCTGTAATTCCTGCTGTGTTATTCAGACACTGAAGTTCTTGTGTGCATTCCAGGAGTGGTCACAGTCAATGTTGTGGATGAAGTGACCACAGACTTAAGCTCGTTTGTGTCCAGTCCTGCTAAACTTGAGTCTGGTCAGTGATTGAACAATATTCCATGTCACTTCATCATGTCCTCTTTGTGCGATGTCTGTGGTTCTCTGTATTGACTCTCCtgtttgttgtgtgttgtttgtgttgttttagcAGGTCCAGAGCTGGTGGCTGAAAGACAGCTGTGTGTAAATGTGGTCCTTGCATTAATGTACACACTCGACTGGAGAGGGAACGGACTCACTGCCATCAATCTGATCCGACGCACTGGAAACGTCACACTCAATGCAGCAGGTGAGCTGTACCTTAGCCCAGCTTCAGTAAGTGACTTTGTTCTGGCATAACAGAATAATTCTAATAAGATCTTGCTAGTTTATTGCATTCTGTCTTATGTtcattgtttctctctctctctcgctctctctctctctgtgtaactCCTTCACTGTGTCACTTTATAATTTACACTCTTTTTCACTCACCTTCTCTTTTTCAGTGTCTCTGACCACTCGATattctgcagtgtttgtgaatgGGAATGTAACAGCACAGCCGAACTCAGGCAACCCAGGTCTGACTACATCTCAACACCATACAGTGTTATATCAACCCTTTGAAATCTAGTTATTATTACTGTTCAGCAATACATTTGTATACATTGCATAATTATTTATaggtaattatgtaattacattataattacaaattttgtaattacattaaaattttaTATACACCACTGTTACACTAAAGATTGAAATGAGTGTTTTCATTCAAATCAAACCAATTGTGTTGCGGGTACATGGATGAAATTATTCTAATATTCTAATTCTGTACAACTTcacatatttcaaataaatagtaGAAAGCAGCAAAGCTGTAAGAACTTCTCAAAAACATAGGTGTATTTAGGTGAATGAACACAGCTGTAGATGATACTGAAATGATAGAGAAAACTGTAGAACATCAAGAAATACAACCCTGTCTCCAAAAACTGTGACACtgtccaaaatgtaaataaaaaagaatgtgATGATTTGTAAGTCTTATAAACCacacatttaattgaaaataacacAGGCAGCATATCAAAGAATGCGCTCCCAGCTACTGACATAAAGGTCGTGAGTTAGATCCTTGAGTTGCAGCACTGTAGATAATGAATTCCCCAAGTTCTTTACTGTTTTACATTTagaacatttattttacttttattcttGCACAATTTGCAGAGTCTATCACACAGAGATGAACCCATcctcatctttatttctgaaagactctaACTGGAAtactctttttatacccaatgatgttactgacctgttgccaattaaccaccaggtgtttatTTTAGCAACACACAACTTTACCTTGTCTtctgttgccccgtcccaacttttttgaaacatgttactagcatcaaattcaaaatgggcatatatttttccaaaataataaaattctcactttcaacatttgatatgtctTTGaacttttttcaattaaataaaggatttaagtgacttgcacatctttgcattctgtttctgtttacatttggcacaccgtcccaagttttttggaaacagggttgtaagATATCATAAAATGAATGTCAAGAATGACTCATATAAAATGTAGTGAATAAATCTCAAAGAAGCCTTATATAAAAGACTAAGTAGAGAATTACAAGAAACAGATGATCATTTAAATCTTGCCTTGTTGATCTGAAAATGCATGCAATAATGAATAATATGCCTAAAAACaccttttagtgttttattaGTAGTAAATCTACATCATATACACCATATAAGTAAACACAAAGTCCttactatgtaaaaaaaaaaagaattattaccatgacaagtgattccaagcGGTAGAGCATTATCTAATATTATctaattcaaatcataataaaatatccagTCTCTAattacaaatcattttaatcttTGGCACTCAAGGCACATGCACCATTGGGAAGAAGGAAGAGCTAAATTTAGGTCATACTTCAGAAGCCAGTATGAATATGGTTGACCTTCTGAAATctgttttcattgatttttctgGGTTCATTTCAGGTTATCAGGTGGGACGGCCTGTGATTGGTGGATTTTCAGACTCTCCTACAGGAGCCATAGAGAGAGCTGCAATCAGCCTCTGGCAAGCAGGTGACATagcaaacagacacagagaacagCATATACACTACAGAGAGTGCAGATTTGGTAGACAGAGACGAGGTTGGAAAATGCTGGAGCATTCTTTTAACAAAGGAAATGAAGACACTGTGTTACTATAGCTCCTCTAGTTCTTTGTTTTAGCTCTAGACATTCTCCTTTTATCTTCTGTGCAGTGGGAGATGGCCTATGTTCCTCAGCTGACGTAAGACCAGTTTTATATGGACTGAACTCAACATCTGGGTGCCTGATGCCTGTCAGCCTGCTCAGTCTCACCCAATGCAGCCAGCTCAGGTGAGAACTATTAGCTATATACTGGACTCAGATTGCATTTTACTCATAAATGTGCAAGCATCTCAGTGCATTTGGTTAGGTGTAAACACGATTCCATTGCCCATTAAGCACATGCTGTGGGTTAACTCTATCATACCTATAATGAGTGATACATTTAGATCCTCTTCCAGAGTTACTGTGACCAGTGGTgaacagtaactaagtaaatgtaattcgttactgtacttaagtagtttttttgtgtatctgtactttacttaagtatttccatttcaggtgactttttacttttactccattacatttcaaagtataatgtcgttccttttggtttttgtgtgtataaaaacgtaacatgtcaaaacaaaagaagtacaaagcaagaacaccaatcagagcacagcggtcactttgttctgagcttgttttgacctgttggtcataccaacccagtgcaagcgcacggttcaacgtcagtgcagcggcgtaaaattttgggagcacatacgtcacctaaatgatggaactaacctaactttgtgtaaatagaccacaatatagaaatatgtacacacatgcagtcgtgactggcgcgtttctttttttctgaattcatacaaacactttcattttatagtaaattagtttgggctagtttatgtttatgaacagagacctgcagatcaatatagtaaaggaagctcatttgtgatcctgagtttaaagccagtttttattgaacttaaacttggaactaagttgtaaataaatctgaaactgaaactttgcttgtgtgtaaaaagtgatttcagagccactcggttctccctgatagaaactgtttgccttctgtgttttgtgcttatgatcattttaataggcgtcagcgtcactaattaatgattaaaagactggtttaccaagagagacgctagaggattttcatctaaaatgagtcgagtcttgttacaataatgataacaggacattagcgtcataattactcttttagtactttaagtacatttgaaggcaaatatttttgtacttttactcaagttgaggtctagagtaaggacttctacttttactggagtaatattttaccctgcgtatctctactttaactcaagtacatgatttgtgtagtTTGTCCACCTCTGACTGTGACACATCCATGTCCACAGATGCTTAGTGATGTTAAGCATGTATGATTGCAGCTGTGTGTGCGCTACTGTGTTTTCTTGAACTATTAAAGAACAAAGAACAGTGTTGACCACTGAAAACATGGTGCATTGAATTTGCattattcaaatgtaaaatgtaaatgcttcAACTGAAACACAGCATCTCAACCACTGCTTTTCAGTTTACTTAGTTTTTACGGGATTTGCGATGATGTAgcacattttattaatgtgcaacagtttgacacatttgaatcatgtaaTTTAGTGATTTTCCAGCGTGCCTTTATTGCTGGTTGTTTCTGAGCAAGTGTGCGAAAACATTTCGAACACATTTCAGTTCACTAaagatttatttgtttatatatctcATCAGAGTTACAATAAAAAGCACCTGAAGTGTGAAGTACATTCCTATGTGttgttttcttgttcaaatgGTAGCTTTTGTGACACaggcaaaataaaagtcaaaagaaaatttaaatattctacTGTTTGTGTTCtttacatgtcaaaacaaatgcaacaacactattgtttgttttatgaaAGAAAGAAGATATTGAGAGCTTTTTGTTGCATTTGCATTAAGATTTAGCCTGTTGTTACCTGTTTTGTTACAGAGAAACAGTACGCTCTGTTTTGGCTGGGCTGGTACCGGCTTCACTGGTCTCCAGGACAGGAACGCCTGATTTGTCCTCTCTGGCCACCTGGACCAACATCACCAGTGAGCAATTTGTCCATAATAACCATCCTAtaacagagccattcagagctCTTTATGGATTCACAGTAGCCTAAATTCTGTGGTGCTATTTTAAAGGTGTGAATTTAAGCTTCAAATATTTTTGAGTCGTAGAACACACCCTCAGATACTTGACACAGTTCAAGTTGAAAACTGTTGAGGAAGTTAAAACTATTTGCCTGACATGTGAACTTGTCAgcaatgtattttcttttaaaaacatgcaaGTCCTCTGTTCTTTGCAGCTGTAGTGCAGAACTCCAGTCAGCCAGCAGGGGGCTTCAGTGGATCTTGTTCCAGAGTTCCAGCTCATCTGCACATCCACATCAGGAGTGTGATCATGGGAATGGTGGGGGGTGTGCCGCAGAAGATGATCCAAGCAGTAGAGTTGAGGTAGAGTGAAAAACTCATCTAAATTTTagtcttttttaaattttaaactaaatttttaaaataaattttagttTCTCTTCTTAAACAAGATAATATTAGCCATGCTCTTACATGTTTTAACTGACACTCTTTGAGTCACTAAGATTAATTTAGAATCGTTGATTAAAGTTGATCAGTGATTAGTTGGCAGTTTTTGTGATGATGCATATTTGGATTCTCTATCTGGTCTGCACACATTTATAATTCTTTTAGGTTTTATTAGTCTTTAACGtttccttatttttttaaattaaattattcagaaagATTGTTATTATTCAATTAAGTCATTGTTTGGCCTTCTTTAAAACTCTGATTGCTCCATTATTCAAAATAATCCATACATTCTTTGATTACTCTTATTGTTCATAGATAAATATGTAATATCAGGTCTGATTTAActtgtatttattaattattttttaaataaacaaacacctgcTATTATAAAAAGCTTTTATAAATGGATGTATTAGTGCCCATGTGTCAAGCAAAAGGCCCGTGACACGATCCTGTCTGGCccacaaaaatattttcattatctATTAATAATTAGCTTGTTttacaatgcactgcactgaagtctccagcatgcactgcaacgttaTGTGTGCTCAGACTTTCcaaccccaacaacaatctgtGTTACAGTTCTACACAGTTCTGCACCAgtcacatcaccaaacacacatAATGTTAGCCCAGCATCTCTGAAATTGAGCCCAAgtattaatgaacttgcagcaaagaataGATGCCAGGTGTGTAGTTCAAGCAAATGGATTTAAATTGTGAATGTTTTAGGTATTCATATTATATTTCGaggtctactacaagtgcctgtttttattgttcatatttttgcatattttgaataatacATTGAAAAGTGGTCAGTTCCATTagcaaaatgttcatttaaaaaattaaataaaacataggCATCCTCTGGTCTatggatttgttgagattttttataTGCCTCTCTTAGTAGTTGTGTTTGACACACTTGTGTTAGAGGTTAAACCAgtgctgagttttttttttttgtttttttttttttctttgacactTGAAGTTTTAAAGAAACTAcatggagtttggagtgtgatgCGATTGAGGGCAACCCCTGTGTAAATCCACACCTGACGCAGTCTTTCCCTGTAACCTCTTCGGTGACCTTTACTGATACACTTATCAGTACACAACCGCCTAAGTCCAGGTGAGCCATTAACACCAGCCTCTCCTGCAGTGCAGTGCCTTTTATTACCTTTATTCAGCTTGTGTAGACTGTTTAGAAAGGCATTGTGAAAGAGAGGtcacatgtttaaaatattgcCAGTTAAACTGAATTAAAGCCAAACACAAGTagttgatgttttgttttgtcataGTTTGTCATAGTTACTATCAGTGTTTGGTAGTGTGTAATATTATTTTCCTGGGCAGGCAAAGGGTTGTGAACCACAAACTGCATTTTTGGAGGGTTGTGGGTCCAGAAGTTTGAGAATTTAAGCCCTagtatttgctgtttttaatatttacctTTGCTGTTTACTCTGAGGAGTCTGAGCGAATCTAGCAGTTTTAGTCTGATGGGCTACTATTGTTCATCAGCTCAAGTTGAATGGGCACTTAATTTTTTTGCGTGCATTACATGCAACAGAATTcattcaaaattacatttttatgtttatttttaaaatcattgcTTGAATTATGCTACATTAAGTTGTATTATCATTATATTAagtatttcactttttaaaatatgtacttAAGCATCTGATAAGTAGTTTATTTTAGGGTATTTCAGTGACAAAGAGCTACACAACCTGCCACTGTAAAGGACAAGAAAGCGATATACTGAATATATATCAAAACATGCATGATATTAttccttttccatttttttgttctttatattgattggggcagtcgtgggctggtggttagggaaccggccctgcgactggaaggttgctggtttgatccccacagcctacagtacatgactgatgtgtccttgagcaaggtacctaatccccaactgctccccggctGTTGcgtatagggctgcccaccgctccgggcaagtgtgctcagtgtccctgagtgtgtgtgtcttcactagtgtgtatgtggtgtttcacttcacagatgggttaaatgcagaggtgaaattttccctttgtgggactaataagggtcacttaatccgatcttaatcttaaatatgAAGAGTATGACAGCATGATAACTACTGGTGTACGTTTTCACTTAGTTTTACATTTCTGTGTGTAGGCTTTGGCCTCTTGATGCTGTTAGACCAAATTTGCACCCCTGACTAGGATGTTTTGTGATAATGCATGGATTTCCTTATCTTTTGAAACAGTAGCTGGTATCTGAGCTGTTATATGCCCTACAGAACATCTTTATTTCAAACAATCTTGGTGAAGTGTGTTATTTGGAAGATCCTACATTTATTACAATATTTGGATGTTTATACCAGTTTTAATCTAGGCATTTGGCCTGATGCATTGTCCTTTATTATGTGCCCAAGTGTAACATTTCGTTGTAGTAAGGATGCTGATGCCTGCTCCtgagattttatattttagctGAGATTAATTCCAGACTTAAAATTTAACACCTTATCCAGCTACATCAAGTTCATCTGAGGCATCTCTATATTACAGGCAGTGGTGTTAGATTAGAAGTGATCTGAACTCTGTATCAGGGCAGGTCAAAGTAGATACGTAGAAGAAGTGACTGCTTTTACTGTGTACTGTGGTTGAAATACAATTATTGATCCTGTACTCAGTCTGCTCTTGGAAATGCAATCTGTACACATGTATCTACAGGGACTGTTGTGCAGTTAAATACACATTGTCATTAAACACTGCACATATCACTTTGTCAGTTTTTATTGCTTCTGATGGCTCTTACACTTATCACTGTGTGCTGTATGTAGGTGTGTACAGTAAATCATATCTTTAAAATGTTAATcatgttttaaacagtttaataaTCTTCTCTTGTTTCTCCACACAGGTTCCGCATAAACTTTACAGAGTTTGACTGTGAGAGGAATGATGTGTGTTGGCCTGAGCTGGCATTTCCCCTGACACCC
This sequence is a window from Pygocentrus nattereri isolate fPygNat1 chromosome 20, fPygNat1.pri, whole genome shotgun sequence. Protein-coding genes within it:
- the tctn2 gene encoding tectonic-2 isoform X1, which encodes MSTKRPPACLNVVSQTLFVFVLLLKEEAACSVVFQPSFLVASGARASAFLVGNVSDISLTISSVTPSNTTGRLPLPSCVPSSLAQWNLSQEIIGKFQTALLVHVSLNRTLQLCGNKTECCAQPLCVGETVRVSACLGNVPLSSLVIQAQIYAQLPPAGPVSENKTVIPNQVFQPLGHCPCDLSPGECDVRCCCDQDCTPELLWLFAGHCLPGPFGGSIILAPEYDCASQSAENAPDWFPFLCVTSPSENNPFLGLFYHGQTVFPKPAPSFQAQQVAPPVPSTHYRQGEPILTTDNQYFTIPQVSLLGQCLESAPVAFLQDFEAVCVRTLQACPAAPADLRVAVRDGLGGVVTVNVVDEVTTDLSSFVSSPAKLESAGPELVAERQLCVNVVLALMYTLDWRGNGLTAINLIRRTGNVTLNAAVSLTTRYSAVFVNGNVTAQPNSGNPGYQVGRPVIGGFSDSPTGAIERAAISLWQAVGDGLCSSADVRPVLYGLNSTSGCLMPVSLLSLTQCSQLRETVRSVLAGLVPASLVSRTGTPDLSSLATWTNITTVVQNSSQPAGGFSGSCSRVPAHLHIHIRSVIMGMVGGVPQKMIQAVELSFKETTWSLECDAIEGNPCVNPHLTQSFPVTSSVTFTDTLISTQPPKSRFRINFTEFDCERNDVCWPELAFPLTPYYTGEPYSQALAKGLILVFFFIAASVLGTPWRQIRQAWSNTSL
- the tctn2 gene encoding tectonic-2 isoform X2; this translates as MSTKRPPACLNVVSQTLFVFVLLLKEEAACSVVFQPSFLVASGARASAFLVGNVSDISLTISSVTPSNTTGRLPLPSCVPSSLAQWNLSQEIIGKFQTALLVHVSLNRTLQLCGNKTECCAQPLCVGETVRVSACLGNVPLSSLVIQAQIYAQLPPAGPVSENKTVIPNQVFQPLGHCPCDLSPGECDVRCCCDQDCTPELLWLFAGHCLPGPFGGSIILAPEYDCASQSAENAPDWFPFLCVTSPSENNPFLGLFYHGQTVFPKPAPSFQAQQVAPPVPSTHYRQGEPILTTDNQYFTIPQVSLLGQCLESAPVAFLQDFEAVCVRTLQACPAAPADLRVAVRDGLGGVVTVNVVDEVTTDLSSFVSSPAKLESGPELVAERQLCVNVVLALMYTLDWRGNGLTAINLIRRTGNVTLNAAVSLTTRYSAVFVNGNVTAQPNSGNPGYQVGRPVIGGFSDSPTGAIERAAISLWQAVGDGLCSSADVRPVLYGLNSTSGCLMPVSLLSLTQCSQLRETVRSVLAGLVPASLVSRTGTPDLSSLATWTNITTVVQNSSQPAGGFSGSCSRVPAHLHIHIRSVIMGMVGGVPQKMIQAVELSFKETTWSLECDAIEGNPCVNPHLTQSFPVTSSVTFTDTLISTQPPKSRFRINFTEFDCERNDVCWPELAFPLTPYYTGEPYSQALAKGLILVFFFIAASVLGTPWRQIRQAWSNTSL
- the tctn2 gene encoding tectonic-2 isoform X3; its protein translation is MSTKRPPACLNVVSQTLFVFVLLLKEEAACSVVFQPSFLVASGARASAFLVGNVSDISLTISSVTPSNTTGRLPLPSCVPSSLAQWNLSQEIIGKTALLVHVSLNRTLQLCGNKTECCAQPLCVGETVRVSACLGNVPLSSLVIQAQIYAQLPPAGPVSENKTVIPNQVFQPLGHCPCDLSPGECDVRCCCDQDCTPELLWLFAGHCLPGPFGGSIILAPEYDCASQSAENAPDWFPFLCVTSPSENNPFLGLFYHGQTVFPKPAPSFQAQQVAPPVPSTHYRQGEPILTTDNQYFTIPQVSLLGQCLESAPVAFLQDFEAVCVRTLQACPAAPADLRVAVRDGLGGVVTVNVVDEVTTDLSSFVSSPAKLESAGPELVAERQLCVNVVLALMYTLDWRGNGLTAINLIRRTGNVTLNAAVSLTTRYSAVFVNGNVTAQPNSGNPGYQVGRPVIGGFSDSPTGAIERAAISLWQAVGDGLCSSADVRPVLYGLNSTSGCLMPVSLLSLTQCSQLRETVRSVLAGLVPASLVSRTGTPDLSSLATWTNITTVVQNSSQPAGGFSGSCSRVPAHLHIHIRSVIMGMVGGVPQKMIQAVELSFKETTWSLECDAIEGNPCVNPHLTQSFPVTSSVTFTDTLISTQPPKSRFRINFTEFDCERNDVCWPELAFPLTPYYTGEPYSQALAKGLILVFFFIAASVLGTPWRQIRQAWSNTSL